Within Candidatus Methylomirabilota bacterium, the genomic segment GATCGACCGGTAGTAGTACGGCACGGTCATACGGGCCCCCTTCGGCTCTGGCGGCACCGCGTCACGCCCGGCGCCGTCGGAACTTGGCGAAGTGCGGGGGCCGCTTCTCGAGGAACGCGCGGGCCCCCTCCTGCTGCTCCTCCGCCCAGAACTCCGGCCCCGTGAGGTAGCGCCGGAGCTGGTCACCCTGCCCGAGCAGATCGCTGAACTCCTCCACGAACGAGGCCTTGAGGATGCGCAGGCACGTCGGCGACAGCGCCAGCAGCTCCGCGCACCACTTCTCCACCTCTGCGTCCAGCGTCTCCATCGGCACGACCGCGTTCACGAGGCCCATGTCGTAGGCCTGGCGCGCGGTGTACCGCCGCGCGAGCATCCACATCTCCCGCGCCCGCTTGGCCCCGACCACCCGCGTGAGGTAGCTCACGATCCCGCCGCACGCCGGGCTGCCGACCCGGGGTCCGTTCTGGCCGAAGATCGCGTGCTCGGCGGCGATCGTGAAGTCACAGAAGTAAGCGATGTGGTTCCCGGCCCCGACCGCGTAGCCGTTCACCCGGGCGATGATCGGCTTGGGACAGTGCGACAGTGTCTGGTGGAAGAGATACGGTTCGAGGATCTGCCGCTCCAGCCCGCCTTCCTTCTCCCAGTTCACGTCGCCCCCAGCGCAGAAGGCCTTGGCGCCCGCCCCGGTGAGAACGATCACACCCACTTCCGGGTCCGCCCCCGCGCCTTCGATCGCGAGCGTCATCTCTCGCAGCGTGTCCCCCGTGAACGCGTTGTACTGCTTGGGGCGGTTGATCGTGACCCGTGCGACCTGGTCGCGGACTTCGTAGAGGAGGTCGCGGTAAGCCATGTCAGCGCGACGCCGGGTGCGTGTTGCCGTTCGCGACGTTGAACCCGAGACCGGACAGCATGAAGCGGGCGAGGTCGCGATCGAGGTCCTTCCGCGCGACCTTTCGCCGGCCCAGGTCCCACCGGCGCAACGCGACGATGATCGGCAGGAAGGTCACGATGTTGGCCGCGACCCGGCTGTCGCCGAGCGTCACCTGGCCGCTCCGGGCGGCCTCGACGAGGATGCGCTCGAACATGTCGATGAACTCCGCCACGCGCGCCAGGATGGCGTGGAGCGAGCGGCGGTCGAGCGCGTGGCTCTCCCGGTAGACGAGGAGCACCGTCTCCTGGTGGTCATGCATGGCCTCGACGAGGATGTGCAGCGCCGTCGACACCCTCAGCGCCGGGTCCCTGATCCCTTCCACGGCCCGCGCGACCGCCTCCTGGTGGGCTCGGACCTTGTCGTCGCAGACCAGGTAGAGGATGTCGCCCTTGGAGCGTACGTAGTTGTAGATCGTCCCC encodes:
- a CDS encoding TetR/AcrR family transcriptional regulator, with the protein product MHRPISANVKDRKLVHERRRRLVRAALTVFTRKGYHGATVREIGRAAGFTQGTIYNYVRSKGDILYLVCDDKVRAHQEAVARAVEGIRDPALRVSTALHILVEAMHDHQETVLLVYRESHALDRRSLHAILARVAEFIDMFERILVEAARSGQVTLGDSRVAANIVTFLPIIVALRRWDLGRRKVARKDLDRDLARFMLSGLGFNVANGNTHPASR
- a CDS encoding enoyl-CoA hydratase-related protein, giving the protein MAYRDLLYEVRDQVARVTINRPKQYNAFTGDTLREMTLAIEGAGADPEVGVIVLTGAGAKAFCAGGDVNWEKEGGLERQILEPYLFHQTLSHCPKPIIARVNGYAVGAGNHIAYFCDFTIAAEHAIFGQNGPRVGSPACGGIVSYLTRVVGAKRAREMWMLARRYTARQAYDMGLVNAVVPMETLDAEVEKWCAELLALSPTCLRILKASFVEEFSDLLGQGDQLRRYLTGPEFWAEEQQEGARAFLEKRPPHFAKFRRRRA